The nucleotide window ttttattatggttttgatgccatttgttgaatatgttgaaatagttgatttgttgaatagagtagttgaatcacagaggaatagggaataggaatagcaatagcaataggaatagcactagcactaggaatagcactaggaataggttgataaccttaaacaaacagagaataaacatgcattattttacactaaacaatgcatgacacagcaacaaagcatggctttgaataaagtaaacgtttaaacaatttaatctagcacttctagcaattacttctgaggtcagaaaatatccacaacaaaagtcaaaattcctaccagagttaaacatgtaaattgctaagcactggatgcaacataataaataattccaaacattacataccagttgcgtctttagggttgaacaatgagctgtgtgtatgttgaggaccaaacattttatacccatgcttatctgacaggtgcgcatgtaaaagtagtccctccagaaatcctggctcaattttttagttccacctgtgttttttgggttatctgccctcttgaggcctggaggtctttaaaggaagagctgccattgtgctcatgttttgagtgttctgttttgagtgttctgttttgacGCAACAAAGGGTAATAGGGgttataagggttatagtggtaataagggttatagggggtaataagggttatagtggttataagggttatagtggtaataaggGTTATGGTGGTAATGCGGGTTATaggggtaataagggttatagtggttataagggttatagtggttataagggttatagtggtaataaggGTTATGGTGGTAATGCGGGTTATaggggtaataagggttatagtggttataagggttataatggtaataAGGGTTATGGTGGTAATgcgggttatagtggttatagtggttatagtggttatagtggttatagtggttatagtggttatagtggttatagtggtaataagggttatagtggttatagtggttataggggtaataagggttatggtggtaataagggttatagtggttatagtggttatagtggttataggggttatagtggttatagtgtttataagggttatagtggttataggggttataggggtaataagggttataggggttatacgggttatagtggttataagggttatagtggtaataagggttataatggtaataAGGGTTATGGTGGTAATgcgggttatagtggttatagtggttattgtggttatagtggttatagtggttatagtggtaataagggttatggtggtaataagggttatagtggttatagtggttatagtggttatagtggttatagtggttatagtggttatagtggtaataagggttatggtggtaatagtggttatagtggttatagtggttatagtggttatagtggttatagtggttataagggtaataagggttatagtggttataagggttatagtggttataagggttatagtggttataagggttatagtggtaataagggttataggggttataagggttataggggttataagggttataggggtaataagggttataggggtaataagggttataggggtaataagggttatagtggttataagggttataagggttataggggtaatacgggttataggggtaataagggttatagtggttataagggtaatacgggttatagtggttataagggtaataagggttataagGGTAAtacgggttatagtggttataagggttatagtggttatagtggttataggggtaataagggttatagtggttataagggTAATACGGGTTATaggggtaataagggttatagtggttataagggtaatacgggttatagtggttataagggtaataagggttatagtggttataagggTAATACGGGTTATaggggtaataagggttatagtggttataggggtaataagggttatagtggttatagtggtaataagggttatagtggtaatgcgggttataggggttataggggttataggggtaatatgggttatagtggtaatacgggttatagtggttatagtggttatagtggtaatacgggttatagtggttatagtggtaataagggttataggggttataggggtaataagggttatagtggtaataagggttataagggttataggggtaataagggttatagtggtaatacgggttataggggttataggggtaataagggttatattggttatagtggtaatacgggtaatagtggttatagtggtaatacgggtaatagtggttatagtggtaataagggttataggggtaatacgggttatagtggtaatacgggttatagtggtaatacgggttatagtggttattggggtaataagggttataggggttatacgggttatagtggtaatacgGGTTATAGGGGTGATAAGGGTTATAGGGGTGATAAGGGTTATAGGGGTAAtacgggttatagtggtaataagggttatagtggtaataagggttatagtggtaataagggttataggggtaataagggttatagtggtaatacgggttatagtggtaatacgggttatagtggttatagtggttataggggTAAtacgggttatagtggtaataagggttataggggtaataagggttatagtggtaataggggttataggggttataagggttatagtggtaataagggttatagaggtaataggggttataggggtaatacgggttatagtggtaatatgggttatagtggttatagtggttataggggttataggggttataGGGGCAAtacgggttatagtggtaatacgGGTTATAGGGGTTATAGGGGTAATGAGGGTTATAGaggtaataagggttatagtggtaataagggttatagtggtaataagggttatagtggttatagtggttatagtggttatagtggttatagtggttatagtggttatagtggttataagggttataggggtaataagggttataggggttataagggttatagtggtaatacgggttatagtggtaataagggttataggggttataagggttatagtggtagtaagggttataggggttataagggttatagtggtaatacgggttatagtggtaataagggttataggggtaatacgggttatagtggtaatacgggttatagtggtaataggggttataggggttatagtggtaatatgggttatagtggtaatatgggttatagtggtaataagggttatagttGTAATacgggttataatggttatagtggtaataagggttataggggtaataagggttatagtggttatagtggtaatacgggttatagtggttatacgggttataggggttataggggttataggggttataagggttatacgggttatagtggttataggggttataggggttataagggttatagtggtaatacgggttatagtggttatacgggttataggggttataagggttatagtggttataagggttatagtggttatacgggttatagtggttataagggttatagtggttataagggttataggggttatagtggttatacgggttatagtggttataggggttataagggttatagtggttatacgggttataggggttatacgggttataggggttataagggttatagtggttatacgggttatagtggttataagggttatagtggttataagggttataggggttatagtggtaatacgggttataggggttataagggttatagtggttataagggTTGTAGTGGTAATAATTGTTATAAGTGTTATAGTGGTAATACGGGTAAtgagggttatagggttataatggtagtggTTATAATGGTACCCACTGATACGTGTATATACCCAACTCTTCtatgtctatatatctatagtctcgtatcttccctctctgtccatctcttctatgtctatatatatctatagtatatactcttctctcccctctattctcttctatgtctatatatatctatagtctATACTCTTCTCTGTTTATATCAAATATAAAAAGTATGTAAGGGAACAGAATTCTATTTTAATGAATAAAATACAGTTTAATTCCTTGATGATGTGCTGCCATTACTCTTGTTAATGTTAATAATTAGGCTTCCAGCAGGGTTGagatcaattccatttcaattccagtcagttCTAGAAGTACACTGGAAATCCAtttctcttcaatgcttttcaatgaggaacatttggaattgaaatggaattaacCCCAACCCTGGCCTACAGTTTGTCAGGTTGTGACTTCCTTATGACTGTTACCatggagatactattatatgttctgaatgtaattctatcactgttaccatagagatactattatatgttctgaatgtaattctatcactgttaccatagagatactattatatattctgaatgtaattctatcactgtatGTATCCATCTTCTTCCCATCTGAAGGAATAAACATTTATAATGAATGAAGCCTGTGAGAGTCTGGTGTTTTGTTCTCATGCTGTTTAAATGTAACCATGTGACTCCAAAATGCTCCAATTCAACATTAAACCACGTTATTTCAGCTAAAAATATAAATTATTGAATGTAGTACTATTTTAGTTGTCAGTTATTCATTCAAACTTTGCCTTAACTACGTTTCCAACCAGCTATGGTCCAGCATACCAGctagctaccatgtctctaaacatacctggagctggtcaagaagctaccatgtctctaaacatacctggagctggtcaagaagctaccatgtctcaaaacatacctggagcttgtcaagaagctaccatgtctctaaacatacctggagctggtcaagaagctaccatgtctctaaacatacctggagatggtcaagaagctaccatgtctctaaacatacctggagctggtcaagaagctaccatgtctctaaacatacctggagctggtcaagaagctaccatgtctctaaacatacctggagctggtcaagaagctaccatgtctctaaacatacctggagctggtcaagaagctaccatgtctctaaacatacctggagctggtcaagaagctaccatgtctctaaacatacctggagctggtcaagaagctaccatgtctctaaacatacctggagctggtcaagaagctaccatgtctctaaacatacctggagctggtgaagaagctaccatgtctctaaacatacctggagctggtcaagaagctaccatgtctctaaacatacctggagctggtcaagaagctaccatgtctcaaaacatacctggagctggtcaagaagctaccatgtctataaacatacctggagctggtcaagaagccaccatgtctctaaacatacctggagctggtcaagaagctaccatgtctctaaacatacctggagctggtcaagaagctaccatgtctctaaacatacctggagctggtcaagaagctaccatgtctctaaacatacctggagctggtcaagaagctaccatgtctataaacatacctggagctggtcaagaagctaccatgtctctaaacatacctggagctggtgaagaagctaccatgtctctaaacatacccggagctggtcaagaagctaccatgtctctaaacatacctggagctggtcaagaagctaccatgtctctaaacatacccggagctggtcaagaagctaccatgtctctaaacatacctggagctggtcaagaagctaccatgtctctaaacatacccggagctggtcaagaagctaccatgtctctaaacatacctggagctggtcaagaagctaccatgtctctaaacatacctggagctggtcaagaagctaccatgtctctaaacatacctggagctggtcaagatttaccatgtctcaaaacatacctggagctggtcaagaagctaccatgtctctaaacatacctggagctggtgaagaagctaccatgtctctaaacatacccggagctggtcaagaagctaccatgtctctaaacatacctggagctggtcaagaagctaccatgtctctaaacatacctggagctggtcaagaagctaccatgtctctaaatatacctggagctggtcaagaagctaccatgtctctaaacatacctggagctggtcaagaagctaccatgtctctaaacatacctggagctggtcaag belongs to Salvelinus fontinalis isolate EN_2023a unplaced genomic scaffold, ASM2944872v1 scaffold_0827, whole genome shotgun sequence and includes:
- the LOC129847403 gene encoding collagen alpha-2(IV) chain-like, coding for IGVIRVIVVIRVIGGNKGYSGYKGYSGNKGYGGNAGYRGNKGYSGYKGYSGYKGYSGNKGYGGNAGYRGNKGYSGYKGYNGNKGYGGNAGYSGYSGYSGYSGYSGYSGYSGYSGNKGYSGYSGYRGNKGYGGNKGYSGYSGYSGYRGYSGYSVYKGYSGYRGYRGNKGYRGYTGYSGYKGYSGNKGYNGNKGYGGNAGYSGYSGYCGYSGYSGYSGNKGYGGNKGYSGYSGYSGYSGYSGYSGYSGNKGYGGNSGYSGYSGYSGYSGYSGYKGNKGYSGYKGYSGYKGYSGYKGYSGNKGYRGYKGYRGYKGYRGNKGYRGNKGYRGNKGYSGYKGYKGYRGNTGYRGNKGYSGYKGNTGYSGYKGNKGYKGNTGYSGYKGYSGYSGYRGNKGYSGYKGNTGYRGNKGYSGYKGNTGYSGYKGNKGYSGYKGNTGYRGNKGYSGYRGNKGYSGYSGNKGYSGNAGYRGYRGYRGNMGYSGNTGYSGYSGYSGNTGYSGYSGNKGYRGYRGNKGYSGNKGYKGYRGNKGYSGNTGYRGYRGNKGYIGYSGNTGNSGYSGNTGNSGYSGNKGYRGNTGYSGNTGYSGNTGYSGYWGNKGYRGYTGYSGNTGYRGDKGYRGDKGYRGNTGYSGNKGYSGNKGYSGNKGYRGNKGYSGNTGYSGNTGYSGYSGYRGNTGYSGNKGYRGNKGYSGNRGYRGYKGYSGNKGYRGNRGYRGNTGYSGNMGYSGYSGYRGYRGYRGNTGYSGNTGYRGYRGNEGYRGNKGYSGNKGYSGNKGYSGYSGYSGYSGYSGYSGYSGYKGYRGNKGYRGYKGYSGNTGYSGNKGYRGYKGYSGSKGYRGYKGYSGNTGYSGNKGYRGNTGYSGNTGYSGNRGYRGYSGNMGYSGNMGYSGNKGYSCNTGYNGYSGNKGYRGNKGYSGYSGNTGYSGYTGYRGYRGYRGYKGYTGYSGYRGYRGYKGYSGNTGYSGYTGYRGYKGYSGYKGYSGYTGYSGYKGYSGYKGYRGYSGYTGYSGYRGYKGYSGYTGYRGYTGYRGYKGYSGYTGYSGYKGYSGYKGYRGYSGNTGYRGYKGYSGYKGCSGNNCYKCYSGNTGNEGYRVIMVVVIMVPTDTCIYPTLLCLYIYSLVSSLSVHLFYVYIYL